CTTTCGGTAATTTTTAATGAAAGAAATTTTTTCGGATCGAATGGGAAAACTTCTATTTACGATATCCTCCAATCAATACCAGGGTGAAAAAATACGACCGGACAGGGCGGTGGAAGATGCACGTGGCTTTTTCCTCAAAAAGGTTGCCCCAGGAAGTACTACTCTTTCCCATGTGTCTCTGTCGGCAAAATGTAGCTCCGGCGCAGCAACCACAAGCCACCCACCCGGTACAAGACACCTGTAGAAGCGCCTGAGAATTTCTTTAATTGCCTCAATCCGCAGGTACAGGAAAACATTTCGGCAGAAGATACAATCGAGATTTTCGGTCTCGGTCTCTCTGGATGGATAAACAGGGTCCATCAGGTTGAGCACCTCAAACTTCACCATTTCACGGATCTCCGGAGATATGACTCTTACGTTGTTTCCGACCATCGAGAAGTACGAGAGATAATGAGGAGGCATGGTGCCACGAAAAGACCATGAATAATAGACTCCTTCACGGGCCTGGGCTATCCTATCGGGGCTTATGTCCGTTCCTTTCAGGTAAATTACCCATTCGTCTTTGCTCATAAAACCGCTTTTAAAGGCCTGATCAAAGATCATTGCAAGAGAATAAGCCTCTTCGCCGGTACTGCAACCGGCACACCACAGACGGATTTCATTATTCCCTAGAACTCTCTTTTGCTCTATCAGTTCGGGCAGAAGGTAATAACGAAAAGCGGTAAATACGCCGAAATCCCGAAAAAAATAAGTTTCACTAACGGTCACATATCTGGCGAGGAAAAATACCCGTTCATCATCGTTTAGTTCCCTTACAAACCACCTGGAAAATGCCGAGATGTCATCACAAAAGTCTTTTCTTATAGCCTGGATCAAGCGCTCACAGAGCTGCTTTTTTTTATCTTCGCCGATCTCGACCCCAAGGCGCTCTCTGGCAAACTCCACGATAAAATTCAATACATCCTTCTGCAAAGAACGCATTTCATCCGTCATAGGATCCGACCTTCCAGAAGTTCATAAGCCCACCTGAATCAGCTCAAACAAAGGGCTCCGTGTTTTTTTACTTTTGACATCTGCACTCCCTGAGTGTATGCCTTGAAAAGGGAGCAGGAGGTTTGGCTGGGACAATGAACTTCGATAAAAGTACAGCGCTGGTCACAGTTCTGGTCCTCTTCACGATAGAGCTTGCTATATTCCTGGCCGCTGCAAGCCAGTCAGGAATAAAATATCGCACAATTATAGAAGACGATAAAGGAAGAATATTATACGAAACCCCGGGAAAGGGATTGTCTTATTATGAGGAAATGAGTTTGCGTGATACTATTGGCCCCATTGAGAACTATCGCGTTCGAGTGATATCCCATTACGTTAACTTTCCCTTTACTGCATGGCTTTCCGCTTCCATTGGGGTTCCGGTCGGCCTGATGCTTGTCTATGCACTAATTATGCGAATCCACAAAGCGGTTACGGAAACCCAATCCATATCGCGCGATTTAGACGAAATCAAAAGCCCCGGAAAAGGGCTGAAAGGTCTTCTTTCTTTTTTCCACTCCCTTTCGGTTTTCCACATTGCGGTTATAGTTTTTTTATCGGCACTCTTCCTGTGGTTTGTACCGTACATAACCGTACGCACCGTAACCGGCGTGGTGCATTTTGTAAAAGAAAACATGGTAATTTTTATTTTGCTCCTGGTGTCCTTCCTTGTCCTGATCGGATGGGCTATTTACCTGATGTACCGGCTGGCAAGGGAGATGCTCCGGTATCGGTACGAAATTATAAAATTACAGCTTGAAAAAGCCTCGGAATACGGAGACGATTACGGTAAGCTACTACCGGGATTTTCAGAGAAACAACTGGAAAACAAAAAGGATAGATCTCATGAGGTGGTTTAGAAAATCTTCTCAGAGGCAAGGAGCCGACGCTTCTTCTGCGGAAAAATCCCAAATCAATCAGGGTATAGGCTATATGTACGCAATTATGGGGCTTCAGGTAGTCTTTGCCCTTGCTATGGTTGTAATCATGCTCTTCATCGGTAAAGTGATCGCCACACCCTGGTGGGTGTTTGCCGCAATGTTTGTCGGAGTATGCTCGGTCTGTGTTTATGTTTATCGGAAGATAAAGAAAAAAATAATCGCCTTTAAGACGGCACTTCAGGGTCTTGACCTTTCCGACAAAAATTACGAGATCAGCGTTATGGGCGGCATGCTCACAATGAGGATTGAACACAACCCTCGAAGACTTCTTGAAGCTTCTTCCGTGGAAGTCCGTCCTGCACTACCCGGCTCTTCGGAAGAAGCCTCCAGTGAGAGACCAGGTCAGAGAGTATCCTGAAAAAACGGCATGGGAAGGAAGCTGAAAAAAGATAATCCGAAACGATACAGTCTGGTTCTGGCCGTCCTGCTGATTTCTTCCCTGACGGGCATGATGGCTCTCCTCATTTCCGCCCTAAAAATTCAGGTCTTTGAACATTCAAAATGGTTAGAACGATACGATGCACAGGTTTTCGCATCATCCAAAGATCCTTCATCAAGACGAGACATAGTGGATAGATATGGTCGCCCATTGGCCGTCACGGTCATGCAGCCATCCGTGTTTGCCGATCCTGCTTTCGTGTCAGACCCCGATGAGACGGCCAGAATTGTTTCCTCCGTATTGGGTCTGAAGTCTGAAAAAATCAGAAAAAAACTGAAAGCAAAAAAAAGATTCCTCTGGATTAGACGCAACATATCAGACCTTCAGGCACGGGCCTTAATCGCAAGGAAACTTCCCGGAATATATGTAGTTTACGAGCACCGGCGATTTTATCCCATGAGAAGCCTTGCCGGACAGCTAATCGGTTTCGTCGGAACGGATGGGCACGGACTTGAAGGCATCGAAAAAGAGTTTGACAGTCTCATGATTATTAAAGGGAACAAGAAAAGGTTTGTGCGGGACGCACTGGGGCGTCAGGTTGTGGAAGAGGAGGTCCCTTCCACAGAGACCAACGAGCCGCTAAAACTGACAATTGATTCTTATATCCAGCGGGTTGCGGAAGCGGCAACTGAAAAAATTGCTCAAAAATACAACCCGGAGTCAGCCCAGGTCGTGATAATTGATCCCAGAACCTTTGAAATTCTGGCCGTGGTTAACTGGCCCTTTTTTGACCCCAATGCCTTCCATGCCTATCCCCCGGAAATACGCAGAAACAGGGCCTTTTTGGACCTGTTTGAACCAGGATCATCTGTAAAGCCAATTCTAGTTGCCGGAGCTCTGGAAGAAAACCTTGCAAGCACCAATGATATAGTATTTTGCGAGAACGGTTCATTTCATGTCCCCGGCCATACTATAAAAGACGTTCACCCCTATGGATGGCTGACCCTCACCCAGGTCGTGAAATATTCGAGTAACATCGGGGCGGCAAAGCTGGCGTTTCAGTTAGGTGCCGAAAAATATTATCAATACCTGCTCAAATTCGGTTTTGGTCAGCCCACCGGTGTTGAGTTTCCCGGCGAGGCGGCCGGCATAATTCGGGACTGGAAGCTCTGGCGGCCCCTTGATCTTGCAACCTCCGCCTTTGGGCAGGGAATAGCTGTAACGGCCTTGCAGCTCTGTTCCGCCTTTGCCACCATAGCAAACGGCGGAATTAAAAAAACCCCTTATCTCCTGAAGTCCGGTCACAACCACGCAGACGAGAAGGCCCTGCGGGTGATTTCAAGTCAAACCTCCAGAATCCTTACAACAATGCTCATTGAAGTAACTCTTGAAGGAGGTACCGGAGCGAGGGCATCTGTGCCGGGCTATAGGGTTGCCGGAAAAACCGGAACCGCCCAGCGTATCGACCCGTCAACCGGTAAATACTCGGACAAACAATTTTCTTCCATTTTTGTCGGCTTTGCACCGGCCGAAGATCCCAGGATCACTGTGGCTGTTGTGGTACACTCACCTCAGGGAGCAAGTTACGGGGGTATTGTAGCTGCACCCGTATTTAGAGAGATAGTGGCTAATGTCCTTCCTTACCTGGGAATTCCCGCAAAAAACGAAGCTGTACAGGCATCGGATATTCAAGTGAGGTACAAACATGACCGAAAGACATGAAGGGGGTTCGAAAAATCGGGCACTTCGGGAATTGCTTTCCCTCTTAAACCCGGTACATGTGCTGGGAGATACCTCTATATCCCCGGGAAGCCCATGCACAGACAGCCGCAAGCTTCGCCAGGGCGACATCTTCGTGGCCCTAAAAGGAAGCAGGACAGACGGGCATAAGTTCATTGGTGAAGCCGTCCGCAAAGGCGCTTCTGTAATTGTGTACGATAATGAGAAAGCTTTGAAAGAACAGCTGGCGATGTTTGAAGGCACCGCAAAGGATGCCCTTCCGGTTTTGGTCAGAGTAGAAGATACCGCAAAAATATTGCCTCTCCTCACCGCAGCATATTACCAACATCCCTCATCTTCTCTCAAGCTTATAGGAATTACGGGAACCAACGGAAAAACCACTACAAGTATATTGATTCAATCAATCTTATCTGAAGCCGGATTTTCCGTCGGAAGGATTGGAACGCTGGGTTACTGCTGGGGTTCAAATCATATTGAAGCTCACCTTACCACTCCAGACCCATGTGCACTTCATGGAATACTGCAACAAATGTATAAAGACGGTGTTAACATTGCGGTGATGGAGGTTTCCTCCCACGCTCTGCATCAGCACCGAGTGGCGGGATGTCTTTACGACGTAGCCGTCTTTACCAACCTCTCTCAAGACCACCTGGACTATCACCGCACAATGGAAGAATATTTCCGTTCAAAATTAAGACTTTTTACCGAATATCTCAAAGCCAATGGAATCGCGGTCGTTAACATCGATGATCAGTGGGGAAGAAAAATACTCGAGCATCTTGAGTCAAAAGGCAGAAACGAAAAA
The sequence above is drawn from the Thermodesulforhabdus norvegica genome and encodes:
- a CDS encoding UDP-N-acetylmuramoyl-L-alanyl-D-glutamate--2,6-diaminopimelate ligase codes for the protein MTERHEGGSKNRALRELLSLLNPVHVLGDTSISPGSPCTDSRKLRQGDIFVALKGSRTDGHKFIGEAVRKGASVIVYDNEKALKEQLAMFEGTAKDALPVLVRVEDTAKILPLLTAAYYQHPSSSLKLIGITGTNGKTTTSILIQSILSEAGFSVGRIGTLGYCWGSNHIEAHLTTPDPCALHGILQQMYKDGVNIAVMEVSSHALHQHRVAGCLYDVAVFTNLSQDHLDYHRTMEEYFRSKLRLFTEYLKANGIAVVNIDDQWGRKILEHLESKGRNEKIVTYGIESYDAEISAEDVCYSPDGLEFRIKSSLSTDHDEINYKVSSGLLGKLNVYNILSAVAATLAFNVPLESVLKGIEKVRSVDGRLQRIATPNGFSVIVDYAHTPDAMEKALSCVREWTKGRLIVVFGCGGDRDRTKRPLMAQVASKFADLIVITSDNPRTEAPERIIEDIIAGMPVTWQKFSADESHFSAPKSKSYTIEVDRRQAIHIAINVARPGDTVFIGGKGHETYQIIGQEKIPFDDRLVVKEYLDRCCHLTSADIRFHKCKE
- a CDS encoding CheR family methyltransferase — encoded protein: MTDEMRSLQKDVLNFIVEFARERLGVEIGEDKKKQLCERLIQAIRKDFCDDISAFSRWFVRELNDDERVFFLARYVTVSETYFFRDFGVFTAFRYYLLPELIEQKRVLGNNEIRLWCAGCSTGEEAYSLAMIFDQAFKSGFMSKDEWVIYLKGTDISPDRIAQAREGVYYSWSFRGTMPPHYLSYFSMVGNNVRVISPEIREMVKFEVLNLMDPVYPSRETETENLDCIFCRNVFLYLRIEAIKEILRRFYRCLVPGGWLVVAAPELHFADRDTWERVVLPGATFLRKKPRASSTALSGRIFSPWY
- a CDS encoding peptidoglycan D,D-transpeptidase FtsI family protein translates to MGRKLKKDNPKRYSLVLAVLLISSLTGMMALLISALKIQVFEHSKWLERYDAQVFASSKDPSSRRDIVDRYGRPLAVTVMQPSVFADPAFVSDPDETARIVSSVLGLKSEKIRKKLKAKKRFLWIRRNISDLQARALIARKLPGIYVVYEHRRFYPMRSLAGQLIGFVGTDGHGLEGIEKEFDSLMIIKGNKKRFVRDALGRQVVEEEVPSTETNEPLKLTIDSYIQRVAEAATEKIAQKYNPESAQVVIIDPRTFEILAVVNWPFFDPNAFHAYPPEIRRNRAFLDLFEPGSSVKPILVAGALEENLASTNDIVFCENGSFHVPGHTIKDVHPYGWLTLTQVVKYSSNIGAAKLAFQLGAEKYYQYLLKFGFGQPTGVEFPGEAAGIIRDWKLWRPLDLATSAFGQGIAVTALQLCSAFATIANGGIKKTPYLLKSGHNHADEKALRVISSQTSRILTTMLIEVTLEGGTGARASVPGYRVAGKTGTAQRIDPSTGKYSDKQFSSIFVGFAPAEDPRITVAVVVHSPQGASYGGIVAAPVFREIVANVLPYLGIPAKNEAVQASDIQVRYKHDRKT